The following are encoded together in the Streptomyces rapamycinicus NRRL 5491 genome:
- a CDS encoding chaplin yields the protein MRQVAKKGLITVAAASGVLAVTGGYAHAAGSGADGGAAYSPGVVSGNNIQVPVHVPVNLCGNTVSVVGVFNGAECGNRSGGGSGGSSGGGGSQSGGSQAQGGSSGSSGIGSGNNIQAPIGVPVNVCGNNVSAVGFGNSGDGGDCGETVPAVPENPGQPEEPGNPGNPGNPGNPGNPGNPGNPGNPGNPGNPGNPGNPGNPGNPGNPGNPGNPGQPGNPGNPGNPSNPGGSNPGGGSEQPGDSSQGHQAEHTGVHGLDPSANLGSKEQLAHTGAGPVELAIPAAAGLLLAGTVLYRRARAAQR from the coding sequence ATGCGACAGGTTGCGAAAAAGGGCCTGATCACCGTAGCCGCGGCCAGCGGCGTTCTCGCCGTGACCGGCGGCTATGCCCACGCGGCGGGGTCGGGCGCCGACGGTGGCGCCGCGTACTCGCCGGGCGTCGTCTCGGGCAACAACATCCAGGTCCCGGTGCATGTGCCGGTGAACCTGTGCGGAAACACGGTGAGCGTCGTCGGTGTCTTCAACGGCGCCGAGTGCGGCAACCGGTCCGGCGGTGGCTCGGGCGGCTCGTCCGGGGGTGGCGGCTCGCAGTCCGGCGGCTCGCAGGCGCAGGGCGGCAGCAGCGGCTCGTCGGGCATCGGTTCCGGCAACAACATCCAGGCCCCGATCGGCGTTCCGGTCAATGTGTGCGGGAACAACGTCAGCGCGGTCGGGTTCGGGAACAGCGGCGACGGCGGCGACTGCGGGGAGACGGTGCCGGCGGTGCCGGAGAACCCGGGGCAGCCGGAGGAGCCCGGCAACCCGGGGAATCCGGGCAACCCGGGAAACCCCGGGAACCCTGGCAATCCGGGGAACCCCGGGAACCCTGGCAATCCGGGGAACCCCGGGAATCCTGGGAACCCGGGTAACCCTGGCAACCCCGGCAACCCGGGGAACCCCGGAAACCCGGGCCAGCCTGGGAACCCGGGCAACCCCGGCAACCCGAGCAACCCGGGGGGTTCGAACCCCGGTGGTGGCTCGGAGCAGCCCGGGGACTCCTCGCAGGGCCACCAGGCCGAGCACACGGGAGTCCACGGCCTCGACCCGTCCGCGAACCTCGGCAGCAAGGAGCAGCTCGCGCACACTGGCGCGGGCCCCGTCGAGCTGGCCATTCCGGCCGCCGCGGGCCTGCTGCTCGCGGGCACGGTGCTCTACCGCCGGGCCCGCGCCGCACAGCGCTGA
- a CDS encoding SCO1664 family protein, producing the protein MSAPERIPPRSLTPARLPPPSTEASRLLPAAELLALGELTVRGRVREASNAVLYCTVEYEGHSAPCVYKPVAGERPLWDFPDGTLAQREVAAYEISEATGWGLVPPTVLRDGPYGQGMCQLWVEVETATDGPDGADGGPDGDGSAETGGAELLALVEGDEPGPGWKAVGYAEVGEGRTALLVHADDVRLRRLAVLDAVINNGDRKGGHLLPAAGGRLYAIDHGVTFNADDKLRTLLWGWAGEPLPDDVLEVLHRLAGELADGGPLSARLAELITGAEIEALRARVAALLRSGIHPEPSGQWPAIPWPPV; encoded by the coding sequence ATGTCCGCGCCAGAACGGATACCGCCGCGGAGCCTGACGCCCGCCCGTCTCCCACCACCCTCAACGGAGGCTTCGCGCCTTTTGCCCGCGGCCGAGCTGCTGGCTCTCGGTGAGCTGACGGTGCGCGGCCGGGTCCGCGAGGCGTCCAACGCGGTGCTGTACTGCACGGTCGAGTACGAGGGCCACAGCGCCCCTTGTGTCTACAAGCCGGTGGCCGGGGAGCGGCCGCTGTGGGACTTCCCGGACGGCACGCTCGCCCAGCGCGAGGTCGCGGCGTACGAGATCTCCGAGGCCACCGGCTGGGGCCTGGTGCCGCCCACGGTGCTGCGCGACGGGCCGTACGGGCAGGGGATGTGCCAGCTCTGGGTGGAGGTCGAGACGGCCACCGACGGGCCGGACGGGGCCGACGGCGGGCCGGACGGTGACGGCTCGGCGGAGACCGGGGGAGCGGAGCTGCTCGCGCTCGTCGAGGGCGATGAGCCGGGCCCCGGCTGGAAGGCCGTGGGCTACGCCGAGGTGGGCGAGGGCCGTACGGCGCTGCTGGTCCACGCCGACGACGTACGGCTGCGCCGGCTGGCCGTCCTCGACGCGGTGATCAACAATGGCGACCGCAAGGGCGGCCATCTGCTGCCCGCGGCCGGTGGCCGGCTCTATGCGATTGATCACGGAGTGACCTTCAACGCCGACGACAAGCTGCGCACGCTGCTGTGGGGCTGGGCCGGGGAGCCGCTGCCGGACGATGTGCTGGAGGTGCTGCACCGGCTGGCGGGCGAGCTGGCCGACGGCGGCCCGCTGAGCGCCCGGCTGGCGGAGCTGATCACCGGGGCCGAGATCGAGGCCCTGCGGGCCCGTGTCGCCGCGCTGTTGCGCTCGGGGATCCACCCCGAGCCCAGCGGCCAGTGGCCCGCCATCCCCTGGCCGCCGGTCTGA
- a CDS encoding ferritin-like domain-containing protein: MLSAKSVFQEILDNDESFRLFCSVAASGEAQGGWENGRIAALVPGSRRDLAPKIARHGADEDKHGRIFNALLRKRGLEPMEVPRETDYTMLLEARGIGLAHDKLRRDEPLTEHDIVTYLAHSRVTEQRASAQMMMLRRYFGGHPDVGRAVRMIADDEDSHLAYCHEELLRLAADGYGRTIQRTLRESALVETEVYRDVSLAVMARMGRLLGWPRPKSALLAAGIHALHTYERLGGWRRMVSLRMPERRNALGGGPAKSASGAPEAPEFV; encoded by the coding sequence ATGCTCTCGGCGAAAAGCGTGTTCCAGGAGATCCTCGACAACGACGAGTCGTTCCGGCTCTTCTGCTCCGTCGCGGCCAGCGGGGAGGCCCAGGGAGGCTGGGAGAACGGCCGGATCGCCGCCCTGGTGCCCGGGAGCCGCCGCGACCTCGCGCCCAAGATCGCCCGCCATGGCGCCGACGAGGACAAACACGGCCGGATCTTCAACGCTCTGCTCCGCAAGCGCGGTCTGGAGCCCATGGAGGTCCCGCGCGAGACCGACTACACGATGCTCCTGGAGGCGCGCGGCATCGGCCTCGCCCATGACAAGCTGCGCCGCGACGAGCCGCTCACCGAGCACGACATCGTGACCTACCTCGCCCACAGCCGGGTCACCGAACAGCGCGCCTCCGCCCAGATGATGATGTTGCGCAGGTACTTCGGCGGCCACCCCGACGTCGGCCGCGCGGTGCGCATGATCGCCGACGACGAGGACAGCCACCTCGCCTACTGCCACGAGGAGCTGCTGCGGCTGGCCGCCGACGGATACGGCCGGACCATCCAGCGGACCCTGCGGGAGAGCGCGCTCGTCGAGACGGAGGTCTACCGGGACGTCAGCCTGGCCGTGATGGCCCGCATGGGACGCCTCCTGGGCTGGCCCCGGCCGAAGTCCGCGCTCCTCGCGGCCGGGATCCACGCCCTGCACACATACGAGCGGCTGGGCGGCTGGCGGCGCATGGTGTCACTGCGGATGCCCGAGCGGCGGAACGCGCTCGGCGGAGGACCCGCGAAGAGCGCCTCCGGCGCGCCCGAGGCGCCCGAGTTTGTCTGA
- a CDS encoding LLM class F420-dependent oxidoreductase, producing MRLGINLGYWGAGMDADNLAVAREADKLGYSVCWAAEAYGSDAATVLAWVAAQTERIDVGSAIFQIPARTPAMTAMTAATLDTLSGGRFRLGLGVSGPQVSEGWYGVRFDKPLARTREYVEIIRKAMSRERLTHEGRNWTLPLPDGPGKPLKLTVHPVREYIPLYIAAIGPKNLEQTGEIADGALVLFYDPEHAEETTLSSLRAGREKAGKDLEGFDVVPTVPMALGDDVRGLADQFRPYTALYVGGMGSAKQNFYNKLAQRMGYEKEAAEIQEKYLSGDKEGAAAAVPHELIDSTALLGPVERIADRMQAYAGAGVTTLSLTPAGFTLEERLAGLRAGVEALERAGLA from the coding sequence ATGAGGCTCGGCATCAACCTCGGCTACTGGGGCGCCGGAATGGACGCGGACAACCTCGCGGTCGCCCGCGAGGCCGACAAACTCGGCTATTCCGTCTGCTGGGCGGCGGAAGCCTACGGTTCGGACGCCGCCACGGTGCTCGCGTGGGTCGCCGCGCAGACCGAGCGCATCGACGTCGGCTCCGCCATCTTCCAGATCCCGGCCCGCACGCCCGCCATGACGGCGATGACCGCCGCCACCCTGGACACCCTCTCCGGCGGCCGTTTCCGCCTCGGGCTCGGCGTCTCGGGGCCCCAGGTGTCCGAGGGCTGGTACGGGGTGCGGTTCGACAAGCCGCTCGCCCGCACCCGCGAGTACGTGGAGATCATCCGCAAGGCGATGTCGCGTGAGCGGCTGACCCACGAGGGCCGGAACTGGACCCTGCCGCTGCCGGACGGCCCCGGCAAGCCCCTCAAGCTCACCGTGCACCCGGTGCGGGAGTACATCCCGCTGTACATCGCGGCCATCGGCCCGAAGAACCTGGAGCAGACCGGCGAGATCGCCGACGGCGCCCTGGTCCTGTTCTACGATCCCGAGCACGCCGAGGAGACCACCCTCAGCTCGCTGCGCGCGGGCCGCGAGAAGGCGGGCAAGGACCTCGAGGGGTTCGACGTGGTGCCCACCGTCCCGATGGCCCTCGGCGACGACGTCCGTGGCCTCGCCGACCAGTTCCGCCCGTACACCGCGCTCTACGTGGGCGGTATGGGCAGCGCCAAGCAGAACTTCTACAACAAGCTGGCGCAGCGCATGGGGTACGAGAAGGAGGCCGCCGAGATCCAGGAGAAGTACCTCTCCGGTGACAAGGAGGGCGCCGCCGCTGCCGTCCCCCACGAGCTGATCGACTCCACCGCGCTGCTCGGCCCCGTCGAGCGCATCGCCGACCGCATGCAGGCGTACGCGGGCGCCGGGGTCACCACCCTGTCGCTCACGCCCGCGGGCTTCACGCTGGAGGAGCGGCTGGCCGGGCTGCGGGCGGGCGTCGAGGCCCTGGAGCGGGCCGGGCTCGCGTAA
- a CDS encoding histidine phosphatase family protein, with product MPMLILVRHGRSTANTAGVLAGWTPGVALDERGTAQAAALPGRLAGLPLAAAVTSPLQRCRETLAPLLAARPELPLHPDDRIGECHYGDWSGRKLAELADEPLMNIVQQHPSAAAFPGGESMRAMHARAVEAVRDWNARIEREHGADAVYLMCSHGDIIKALVADAIGLHLDLFQRISVEPCSVTAIRYTPTRPFLVRLGDTGDFAGLAPREANSGNRGGDAAVGGDTGAP from the coding sequence ATGCCCATGCTGATCCTCGTACGGCACGGCCGGTCCACCGCCAATACCGCGGGCGTCCTCGCGGGCTGGACGCCCGGTGTCGCCCTCGACGAGCGCGGTACGGCCCAGGCCGCGGCGCTGCCCGGCAGGCTGGCCGGACTGCCGCTCGCCGCCGCCGTCACCAGCCCGCTGCAGCGCTGCCGGGAGACACTGGCCCCGCTGCTCGCCGCCCGCCCCGAACTGCCGCTGCACCCCGACGACCGGATCGGGGAGTGCCACTACGGCGACTGGTCCGGCCGGAAGCTGGCCGAGCTCGCCGATGAACCATTGATGAACATCGTCCAGCAGCATCCGTCCGCGGCCGCCTTCCCCGGCGGTGAGTCCATGCGCGCCATGCACGCGCGCGCGGTCGAGGCGGTGCGCGACTGGAACGCCCGGATCGAGCGGGAGCACGGCGCCGACGCGGTCTATCTGATGTGCTCCCACGGGGACATCATCAAGGCGCTCGTCGCGGACGCCATCGGACTCCATCTCGATCTGTTCCAGCGGATCTCGGTCGAGCCCTGCTCGGTCACCGCGATCCGGTACACCCCGACCCGGCCCTTCCTCGTGCGGCTCGGGGACACCGGGGACTTCGCCGGACTGGCGCCGCGTGAGGCGAACTCCGGCAACCGCGGCGGGGACGCGGCGGTGGGCGGCGACACGGGAGCACCGTGA
- a CDS encoding helix-hairpin-helix domain-containing protein: MSTDRLAGDATPAPEEADSPAGPESAGARAPGAPGDPATGTAPGHAPDDRSEPAATSAPAGADRNDAGTVAAAGAAESPGRGAADEAGTPGGEDKSREAAETSGGAGKGGRSAAAEALAAAVRAVESGERSAASFFNDAPAARPAAPAAPAAPRERARAAAPAAAPAPVRPSAARPARGPGGEIPGSGDVREVLVAGGAPETLAGKVAETLGEHAAEALREDPWQLLAVPGVRPDQADGFARSLLGPACEPGDERRALALTGWLLERAALEGHTALESSALRDALAKASVPDPDEALRTAIAEGAVLVFQDALDAPAGARPRAAEDEDAEQPVRVLLGLDRYALAEESLADGLARLASTFAPVQDGEAPVGDAEWEGAAAAAPSASAAELIRTVAAHGLVSHSGGEAARAEPAALVAAARAMGLRAYAAAHTEDGRRRLAAALSEAPGTGPEAGPEADPDEAPEAASAAVTVAGLLAGAEGPGRDEEGALALDLLAVLDAPQLDVETAAMLVESLPDGARLVLSGDPGVLWSAGPGRVFADLVAARRCPQVVSRTPDPGPIGELVSGIGIGELSQVEAPGKEVVIVPVRDAGEAVHRTVQLVADSVPRAIGVPPEQTQVITPGHGGAAGTRALNAALKDRLNPGPGRFGGFDPGDRVAYTPAPGRTVQGTVVSADAEGLRLDCAGTPVVVVREEVGELVRHGWALTAHQAAGARWPAAVVVLPGDAAAGLTRAWVYTAFGRGERHLSVVHGADAALPRAVAEIPFKDRTTRLRALLQAQVPPAPTG; the protein is encoded by the coding sequence GTGAGTACCGACCGCCTCGCCGGCGACGCCACACCCGCGCCCGAGGAGGCCGACTCGCCGGCGGGGCCGGAAAGCGCTGGGGCCCGTGCGCCGGGTGCCCCGGGCGACCCCGCTACCGGGACGGCCCCGGGCCACGCCCCGGACGACCGCAGCGAGCCCGCCGCCACGTCCGCCCCCGCGGGGGCGGACCGGAACGACGCGGGGACGGTCGCGGCCGCCGGAGCCGCGGAATCCCCCGGACGGGGCGCGGCCGACGAGGCGGGGACTCCCGGCGGGGAGGACAAGTCGCGCGAGGCCGCGGAGACCTCCGGCGGTGCGGGCAAGGGAGGGCGGTCGGCGGCGGCTGAGGCGTTGGCCGCTGCCGTGCGGGCCGTGGAGAGCGGTGAGCGGTCGGCGGCGTCGTTCTTCAACGACGCCCCGGCGGCGCGTCCGGCGGCGCCCGCCGCCCCCGCGGCCCCCCGTGAGCGGGCCCGTGCGGCGGCGCCCGCCGCCGCGCCCGCTCCCGTACGGCCGTCGGCGGCCCGTCCGGCGCGTGGACCGGGGGGCGAGATCCCCGGCAGCGGCGACGTCCGGGAGGTGCTCGTGGCGGGCGGGGCCCCCGAGACCCTGGCCGGGAAGGTCGCCGAAACGCTCGGGGAGCACGCCGCCGAGGCGCTGCGCGAGGACCCCTGGCAGCTGCTGGCCGTGCCCGGCGTACGCCCCGACCAGGCGGACGGCTTCGCCCGCTCCCTCCTCGGCCCGGCCTGCGAGCCCGGCGACGAGCGCCGTGCGCTGGCGCTCACCGGCTGGCTGCTGGAGCGCGCCGCCCTCGAGGGGCACACCGCGCTGGAGTCGTCCGCGCTGCGCGACGCGCTCGCCAAGGCGTCCGTGCCGGACCCGGACGAGGCGCTGCGCACCGCGATCGCGGAGGGCGCGGTGCTGGTCTTCCAGGACGCGCTCGACGCCCCGGCGGGCGCCCGTCCCCGGGCGGCCGAGGACGAGGACGCCGAGCAGCCGGTGCGGGTGCTGCTGGGGCTGGACCGCTATGCCCTGGCGGAGGAGAGCCTGGCCGACGGGCTCGCCCGGCTGGCGAGCACCTTCGCCCCCGTACAGGACGGCGAGGCGCCCGTGGGGGACGCCGAGTGGGAGGGCGCGGCCGCCGCCGCGCCGTCCGCCTCCGCCGCGGAGCTCATCCGTACCGTCGCGGCCCACGGCCTGGTCTCCCACAGCGGTGGTGAGGCGGCGCGCGCCGAACCGGCGGCACTGGTCGCCGCCGCCCGTGCGATGGGCCTGCGGGCCTACGCCGCCGCGCACACCGAGGACGGCAGGCGGCGGCTGGCCGCCGCACTCAGCGAGGCCCCGGGCACCGGCCCGGAGGCGGGCCCGGAGGCAGACCCGGACGAGGCCCCGGAGGCCGCCTCGGCGGCCGTCACGGTCGCCGGGCTGCTGGCCGGCGCCGAGGGCCCCGGACGCGACGAGGAGGGCGCGCTGGCGCTCGATCTGCTCGCCGTGCTGGACGCCCCGCAGCTCGATGTGGAAACGGCCGCGATGCTGGTCGAGTCGCTGCCGGACGGCGCCCGTCTGGTGCTGAGCGGGGATCCGGGGGTGCTGTGGTCGGCCGGTCCCGGCCGGGTCTTCGCGGACCTGGTGGCGGCCCGCCGCTGCCCGCAGGTCGTCTCCCGCACCCCCGACCCGGGCCCCATCGGCGAGCTGGTCTCGGGCATCGGGATCGGCGAGCTCAGCCAGGTGGAGGCGCCCGGCAAGGAGGTCGTGATCGTGCCCGTGCGGGACGCGGGCGAGGCGGTGCACCGCACCGTGCAGCTCGTCGCCGACTCGGTGCCCCGCGCGATCGGCGTCCCGCCGGAGCAGACCCAGGTGATCACCCCGGGCCACGGCGGCGCGGCCGGCACCCGCGCGCTCAACGCGGCCCTGAAGGACCGCCTCAACCCCGGCCCCGGCCGGTTCGGCGGCTTCGACCCGGGCGACCGCGTGGCGTACACCCCGGCCCCGGGCCGTACGGTGCAGGGCACCGTGGTCTCGGCGGACGCCGAGGGGCTGCGTCTGGACTGCGCCGGCACGCCGGTCGTGGTGGTGCGCGAGGAGGTCGGCGAGCTGGTGCGGCACGGCTGGGCCCTCACCGCGCACCAGGCGGCGGGGGCGCGCTGGCCCGCGGCCGTGGTGGTGCTGCCGGGCGACGCCGCAGCGGGGCTGACCCGGGCCTGGGTCTATACGGCCTTCGGCCGTGGTGAGCGCCATCTCTCGGTGGTGCACGGCGCGGATGCGGCGCTGCCGCGAGCGGTGGCGGAAATCCCCTTCAAGGACCGCACCACCCGCCTGCGCGCCCTCCTCCAGGCCCAGGTCCCACCCGCGCCCACCGGCTGA
- the corA gene encoding magnesium/cobalt transporter CorA: MRSVIVDCAIYRDGARTEGPADFSDALDEARASGDAFLWIGLHEPTEKEFELVTSEFGLHPLAVEDALCAHQRPKLEVYDDSLFLVLKPVQYDDKAGTVTAGELMVFVGDSFVVTVRHGEANPLGSVRDRLEKMPEVLQHGPTAVMYAVSDAVVDHYLDVADDLHGDLEELETEVFAPNSGAGQNTAGRIYAFKREVMEFRRSAGPLGEPMERLTGAGVPFVHEGSRPFFRDVSDHLTRVNEHVEGLDRLLSDILSAHLAQMGVRQNDDMRKISAWAAMAAVPTMIAGIYGMNFTHMPELKQPWGYPGVVALMAGVIALLYRWFKRRGWL; the protein is encoded by the coding sequence ATGCGCAGCGTGATCGTGGATTGTGCCATCTACCGGGACGGGGCCCGCACCGAGGGACCCGCTGACTTCTCCGACGCCCTGGACGAGGCGCGGGCGAGTGGGGACGCCTTCTTGTGGATCGGGCTGCATGAGCCGACCGAGAAGGAGTTCGAGCTGGTCACCAGCGAGTTCGGACTGCATCCGCTGGCCGTCGAGGACGCCCTGTGCGCCCACCAGAGGCCGAAGCTGGAGGTCTATGACGATTCGCTGTTCCTGGTGCTCAAGCCGGTGCAGTACGACGACAAGGCCGGGACCGTCACCGCGGGTGAGCTGATGGTCTTCGTAGGTGACTCCTTCGTGGTGACCGTAAGGCACGGCGAGGCCAATCCGCTCGGCTCGGTGCGCGACCGGCTGGAGAAGATGCCCGAGGTGCTCCAGCACGGCCCTACGGCGGTGATGTACGCGGTCTCCGACGCGGTCGTGGACCATTACCTGGACGTGGCCGACGATCTGCACGGGGACCTGGAGGAGCTGGAGACGGAGGTCTTCGCCCCGAACTCGGGCGCCGGGCAGAACACCGCCGGGCGGATCTACGCCTTCAAGCGCGAGGTGATGGAATTCCGCCGCTCGGCCGGGCCGTTGGGGGAGCCGATGGAGCGGCTCACCGGCGCCGGGGTGCCGTTCGTGCACGAGGGCTCCCGGCCGTTCTTCCGCGATGTCAGCGACCATCTGACCCGGGTGAACGAGCATGTTGAGGGGCTGGACCGGCTGCTGTCGGACATCCTCTCCGCCCATCTCGCGCAGATGGGCGTGCGGCAGAACGACGACATGCGGAAGATCTCGGCGTGGGCGGCCATGGCCGCGGTCCCGACGATGATCGCCGGGATCTACGGCATGAACTTCACACACATGCCGGAGCTGAAGCAGCCCTGGGGATACCCGGGGGTGGTCGCGCTGATGGCCGGTGTGATCGCGCTGCTGTACCGCTGGTTCAAGCGGCGCGGGTGGCTCTGA
- a CDS encoding DUF3090 domain-containing protein produces MSRQVFLYDPPDRFVAGTVGLPGRRTFFLQASAGGRTTSVALEKTQVAALAERIDELLDEVVRRTGGNAPVPAVAPTELSDTGPLEVPVEEEFRVGTMALAWDGEEQRMIVEAQALVELEAESEEDLAEAEERLLQDDVNGPPMLRVRLTGTQARAFAKRALEVVNAGRPPCPLCSLPLDPEGHVCPRQNGYRRGA; encoded by the coding sequence TTGTCCCGTCAGGTGTTCCTCTATGACCCGCCGGACCGTTTCGTCGCCGGTACGGTCGGGCTGCCTGGTCGCCGTACCTTTTTCCTGCAAGCGTCCGCCGGTGGCCGGACCACCAGTGTCGCGTTGGAGAAGACGCAGGTCGCCGCGTTGGCCGAGCGGATAGACGAGCTGCTGGACGAGGTGGTGCGGCGCACCGGCGGAAACGCCCCGGTCCCGGCCGTCGCACCGACCGAACTCAGCGACACCGGACCGCTGGAAGTCCCCGTCGAGGAGGAGTTCCGGGTCGGCACCATGGCACTCGCCTGGGACGGCGAGGAACAGCGGATGATCGTCGAGGCGCAGGCGCTGGTCGAGCTGGAGGCCGAGTCCGAGGAGGACCTGGCCGAGGCCGAGGAGCGGCTGCTCCAGGACGATGTGAACGGCCCGCCCATGCTGCGGGTGCGGCTGACCGGGACGCAGGCGCGCGCGTTCGCCAAGCGCGCCCTGGAGGTCGTCAACGCCGGCCGGCCGCCCTGCCCGCTGTGCAGTCTGCCGCTCGACCCGGAGGGACACGTATGTCCGCGCCAGAACGGATACCGCCGCGGAGCCTGA
- a CDS encoding DUF5703 family protein yields MPEYEFCDVYVPRGVSRKATTRLLTDHAEYGHWELDRLRLNPDGSRRVRLRRRIIRQLRATW; encoded by the coding sequence ATGCCGGAATACGAATTCTGTGATGTGTATGTGCCGCGCGGCGTTTCCCGCAAGGCCACTACCCGCCTGCTCACCGACCATGCTGAGTACGGACACTGGGAGTTGGATCGCTTGAGACTCAACCCCGACGGCAGCCGCAGAGTGCGATTGCGGCGCCGGATCATCCGCCAGCTCAGGGCGACCTGGTAG
- a CDS encoding aldo/keto reductase, translated as MELRHLGRTGLRVSRLGLGTLTWGRDTDEHDAADQLKAFWEAGGTLVDTADVYADGGAEYLLGQLLEGLLPRRDLQIATKAGSVPDPDRRFDASRGNLLAALDASLERLGTDYVDLWQVHAFDPFTPLEETLQALDIAVSSGRARYVGVSNFSGWQLAKAATWQLASSGAHTRLASTQMEYSLLQRGVEREVLPAALDLGVGLLPSSPLGRGVLTGKYRHTTPADSRGASELAAFVEPYLDEEASRIVEAVAIAADGLATTALNVALAWVRDRPGVTAPIVGARNAQQLRAALSAETLSLPDEICQALDDVSAPVHRYPDQDWSTL; from the coding sequence ATGGAGCTAAGGCACCTCGGCCGCACGGGCCTGCGCGTCTCCCGGCTCGGGCTCGGCACGCTCACTTGGGGGCGGGACACCGACGAACACGACGCCGCGGATCAGCTCAAGGCGTTCTGGGAAGCGGGCGGGACGCTCGTCGACACCGCGGATGTGTACGCGGACGGCGGCGCCGAATACCTCCTGGGGCAGTTGCTGGAGGGGTTACTGCCCCGGCGCGATCTCCAGATCGCGACCAAGGCGGGCAGCGTTCCCGACCCCGACCGCCGCTTCGACGCCTCGCGCGGCAATCTGCTGGCCGCGCTGGACGCCTCGCTGGAGCGGCTGGGCACGGACTATGTCGACCTGTGGCAGGTGCACGCCTTCGACCCGTTCACCCCGCTCGAGGAGACCCTTCAAGCGCTCGACATCGCGGTGAGCAGCGGGCGGGCCCGCTATGTGGGGGTGTCCAACTTCAGCGGCTGGCAGCTCGCGAAGGCCGCCACCTGGCAGCTGGCCTCCTCGGGCGCGCACACCCGGCTGGCCAGCACCCAGATGGAGTATTCGCTGCTCCAGCGCGGTGTGGAGCGCGAGGTGCTGCCCGCCGCGCTCGACCTGGGCGTCGGGCTGCTGCCGTCCTCGCCGCTCGGCCGCGGTGTGCTCACCGGCAAGTACCGCCATACGACGCCCGCCGACTCGCGCGGCGCCTCCGAGCTCGCGGCGTTCGTCGAGCCGTATCTGGACGAGGAGGCGAGCCGCATCGTCGAAGCGGTCGCCATAGCCGCCGACGGCCTGGCGACCACCGCGCTCAACGTGGCCCTGGCCTGGGTCCGCGACCGCCCGGGCGTCACCGCCCCGATCGTCGGCGCGCGCAACGCCCAGCAGCTGAGGGCGGCGTTGTCGGCGGAGACCCTTAGTCTTCCGGACGAGATCTGCCAGGCGCTCGACGATGTGTCGGCGCCCGTGCACCGCTATCCCGATCAGGACTGGAGCACGCTGTGA